From Streptomyces sp. NBC_00690, a single genomic window includes:
- a CDS encoding uridine kinase family protein codes for MTAFPASRALSARVVLLTGPSGSGKSSLAARTGLPVLRLDDFYKEHDDPTLPLVVGSADIDWDSPLSWDADTAVSALAELCESGSTAVPVYDIGSSSRVGREVFDLGGARLFIAEGIFAADLVARCTELGLLADALCLRGRPSTTFRRRLARDLKEGRKSVAFLLRRGWRLMRTERGIVARQAALGAHPCAKREALARIASALAVPVPPRPRAAVDPAGESPASAPVASSGPSV; via the coding sequence GTGACCGCCTTCCCAGCCTCCCGCGCCCTCTCAGCGCGCGTCGTACTGCTCACGGGCCCCTCCGGATCGGGCAAGTCCTCTCTCGCCGCCCGTACGGGACTGCCCGTACTGCGCCTCGACGACTTCTACAAGGAGCACGACGACCCGACCCTCCCGCTGGTCGTGGGCAGCGCGGACATCGACTGGGACTCGCCGCTCTCCTGGGACGCGGACACCGCGGTGTCCGCCCTCGCGGAACTGTGCGAATCCGGAAGCACGGCCGTTCCGGTGTACGACATCGGCTCCAGTTCACGAGTCGGGCGCGAGGTCTTCGACCTCGGTGGTGCGCGGCTCTTCATCGCCGAAGGCATCTTCGCCGCGGATCTGGTGGCGCGCTGTACCGAGTTGGGTCTGCTGGCGGATGCGCTCTGTCTGCGCGGACGCCCTTCGACCACGTTCCGGCGCCGGCTGGCCAGGGATCTGAAGGAGGGCCGCAAGTCGGTGGCGTTCCTGCTGCGCAGGGGCTGGCGGCTGATGCGCACCGAGCGCGGCATCGTGGCGCGGCAGGCGGCTCTAGGCGCTCATCCCTGCGCCAAACGGGAGGCGCTGGCGCGGATCGCCTCCGCTCTGGCCGTGCCGGTGCCGCCGCGCCCCCGAGCGGCCGTCGATCCGGCTGGGGAGAGTCCTGCGTCAGCGCCGGTGGCTTCGTCGGGACCGTCCGTTTGA
- the afsQ1 gene encoding two-component system response regulator AfsQ1, which yields MPFLLLIEDDDAIRTALELSLSRQGHRVATAATGEDGLKLLREQRPDLIVLDVMLPGIDGFEVCRRIRRTDQLPIILLTARSDDIDVVVGLESGADDYVVKPVQGRVLDARIRAVLRRGERESTDSATFGSLVIDRSAMTVTKNGEDLQLTPTELRLLLELSRRPGQALSRQQLLRLVWEHDYLGDSRLVDACVQRLRAKVEDVPSSPTLIRTVRGVGYRLDVPQ from the coding sequence GTGCCTTTCCTGTTGCTGATCGAGGACGACGACGCCATCCGCACGGCCCTCGAACTCTCCCTGTCGCGCCAGGGCCACCGTGTGGCCACTGCGGCGACGGGCGAGGACGGCCTCAAACTGCTGCGTGAGCAGCGACCTGATCTGATCGTGCTGGATGTGATGCTGCCCGGGATTGACGGCTTCGAGGTGTGCCGCCGCATCAGGCGCACCGATCAGCTGCCAATCATTTTGCTGACCGCCCGCAGCGACGACATCGACGTCGTCGTGGGCCTGGAATCCGGAGCCGACGACTACGTCGTCAAACCCGTACAGGGTCGGGTGCTTGACGCCCGTATCCGTGCCGTACTGCGCCGGGGCGAACGGGAGTCCACGGACTCCGCCACCTTCGGGTCTCTGGTGATCGACCGTTCTGCCATGACCGTCACCAAAAACGGCGAAGATCTGCAGCTCACGCCGACCGAGCTGCGCCTTCTGCTGGAACTGAGCCGCAGACCGGGGCAGGCCCTGTCCCGGCAGCAGTTGCTGCGACTGGTGTGGGAACACGACTACCTCGGTGATTCGCGGCTGGTGGACGCCTGTGTCCAACGGCTGCGGGCGAAGGTGGAGGACGTCCCGTCCTCGCCGACGCTGATCCGAACCGTACGTGGTGTGGGCTATCGGCTGGACGTTCCCCAGTGA
- a CDS encoding SigE family RNA polymerase sigma factor, translated as MNALHSTATSAVVTRLHDVGRITEKSGAVNGRGCVRGTGRQHKPSYMTVVDAPTGAGGGTTGGSGEAYRESDVSLSEAEFTAYVKERRSSLYATAYHLTGDRFEAEDLLQSALFSTYRAWDRISDKAAVGGYLRRTMTNLHISAWRRRKLNEYPTEELPETASDTDAMRGTELRAVLWQALARLPELQRTMLVLRYYEGRTDPEIADILDISVGTVKSSIWRSLRRLREDDVLSFGRDEEESFGELVA; from the coding sequence ATGAACGCACTGCACAGCACCGCCACAAGCGCAGTTGTCACGCGTCTCCATGACGTCGGGAGGATCACGGAAAAGTCCGGTGCCGTGAACGGGCGGGGGTGCGTTCGCGGCACCGGGCGTCAGCACAAGCCGTCGTACATGACGGTGGTTGACGCGCCCACGGGGGCCGGTGGGGGGACCACCGGAGGGAGCGGGGAAGCGTACCGGGAGAGCGATGTCAGCCTTTCCGAGGCGGAGTTCACCGCCTATGTGAAGGAGCGTCGCTCCTCCCTGTACGCGACCGCTTACCACTTGACCGGGGACCGTTTCGAGGCCGAGGACCTCTTGCAGAGCGCGCTGTTCTCGACGTACCGCGCTTGGGACCGCATCAGCGACAAGGCGGCGGTCGGCGGATATCTGCGCCGCACCATGACCAATCTGCACATCAGCGCCTGGCGCCGGCGCAAGCTCAACGAGTACCCCACGGAGGAGCTGCCGGAGACGGCGAGCGACACCGATGCGATGCGGGGTACCGAACTGCGCGCGGTGCTCTGGCAGGCGCTCGCCAGGCTTCCCGAACTCCAGCGGACGATGCTGGTCCTTCGTTACTACGAGGGCCGTACCGACCCGGAGATCGCGGACATCCTGGACATCAGTGTCGGCACGGTGAAGTCGAGCATCTGGCGGTCGCTTCGCCGGCTGCGCGAGGACGACGTCCTCAGCTTCGGCCGTGACGAGGAAGAGTCCTTCGGCGAGCTGGTGGCCTGA